In Oryzihumus leptocrescens, the following are encoded in one genomic region:
- a CDS encoding uroporphyrinogen-III synthase, with protein MTMRAGAVGALVDSRIGITSSRRGDELAALLERRGARVEAAPALAITPCPDDAALRAVTARCIERPPEMLIATTGLGMSGWLEAAAEWGRRRELVASLRRAEIFARGPRSVAALRSAGLRETWASDSEAMEDVLAHLGGRQLHGRRIIVQEHGSSAPGLTATLRSRGGHVSTATVHRFSVAADRDPLYRMVGLVADRELDAITFTSAPAARVLLEVAADTGRHGDFLTALRRDVVTACIGPVTAEVFDAWGVPTIRPARARLAELVAGLGDALATRRQGTRLVVADHELVLRGEQVLLDGVEVRLTPGPRAMLRALAGRPGHVLSRAELLAMLPGDGLRTEHAVEATVARLRRAIGPGLVRTVTKRGYRLAVPL; from the coding sequence ATGACGATGCGGGCAGGCGCGGTGGGTGCGCTGGTGGACAGCAGGATCGGTATCACGAGCAGTCGCCGCGGCGACGAGCTCGCCGCGCTGCTGGAGCGGCGGGGAGCACGGGTGGAGGCGGCCCCGGCGCTGGCGATCACGCCGTGCCCGGACGACGCGGCGCTGCGGGCGGTGACCGCCCGGTGCATCGAGCGCCCGCCGGAGATGCTCATCGCCACGACCGGGCTGGGCATGAGCGGCTGGCTGGAGGCGGCGGCGGAGTGGGGGAGGCGGCGCGAGCTGGTGGCCTCGCTGCGTCGGGCCGAGATCTTCGCGCGCGGGCCACGGTCGGTGGCGGCGCTGCGCTCCGCCGGCCTGCGGGAGACCTGGGCCTCGGACTCCGAGGCCATGGAGGACGTGCTGGCCCACCTCGGCGGCCGTCAGCTGCACGGGCGACGGATCATCGTGCAGGAGCACGGGTCGTCGGCGCCCGGCCTGACGGCGACGCTGCGCTCGCGCGGTGGTCACGTCAGCACGGCCACCGTGCACCGGTTCAGCGTGGCCGCGGACCGGGACCCGCTCTACCGCATGGTCGGCCTGGTCGCCGACCGCGAGCTCGACGCCATCACCTTCACGTCCGCCCCGGCGGCGCGGGTGCTGCTCGAGGTCGCCGCCGACACCGGCCGGCACGGTGACTTCCTGACGGCGCTGCGCCGGGACGTGGTCACGGCGTGCATCGGGCCGGTCACCGCCGAGGTGTTCGACGCGTGGGGGGTGCCGACCATCCGTCCCGCCCGTGCGCGGCTGGCCGAGCTGGTCGCCGGGCTGGGCGACGCCCTGGCCACCCGCCGGCAGGGCACCCGGCTGGTCGTGGCCGACCACGAGCTCGTGCTGCGGGGGGAGCAGGTGCTGCTCGACGGGGTGGAGGTGCGGCTCACCCCGGGGCCGCGGGCGATGCTGCGCGCCCTCGCCGGCCGTCCCGGCCACGTCCTCTCCCGAGCCGAGCTCCTGGCGATGCTGCCGGGGGACGGGTTGCGCACCGAGCACGCGGTCGAGGCCACCGTCGCGCGCCTGCGTCGCGCGATCGGGCCGGGGCTGGTGCGGACGGTGACCAAGCGCGGATACCGGCTCGCGGTCCCGCTGTGA
- a CDS encoding dynamin family protein, protein MRGVVDEGLLEAAGELRDLVAVTRFPIDTGAVDVARDAQEALLDQLDDYVLPRLKAMDAPLLAVIGGSTGAGKSTLINSIVGATVSRSGVLRPTTRASVLVHNPEDDQWFTSHRVLPGLERVRGGTGTGGLHAVDDPSEVRLVESNALPSGLALLDAPDIDSVVRPNRELAAELLSAADLWLFVTTSSRYADAVPWAMLRQAAERGTSVAIVLARVPREHMEEVRGHLSEMLRGEGLASAPIFTVPEATLTREGHLQPQEVARIRSWLAALARDAKARSIIVRRTLGGALDSLRDRVADLAQASQAQHEATQELRRAAERAHAQAVEAVESGISEGTLLRGEVLARWQQLVGTGEFLRHVEAHISSWRDRFTSAIKGTPPPAAPLGEALQSGVAELLRAYAQGAAATTARRWRQLPGGAALLEEHPELAHPSADLDERVERLVRDWQGQLLELVRAEGKDRRTTARIMAFGVNGLAVVLMLVVFSQTWGLSGAEVGVAGGAAVLAQRLLEAIFGDQAVRTLALKARKQLMDQVEALYAQERERFDRALESVEVVASQAKQLTDAAAAVEAAR, encoded by the coding sequence ATGCGCGGGGTCGTTGACGAGGGTCTGCTGGAGGCAGCGGGTGAGCTGCGCGACCTCGTAGCAGTCACCCGCTTCCCGATCGACACGGGCGCCGTGGACGTCGCCCGCGACGCCCAGGAAGCGTTGCTCGACCAGCTCGACGACTACGTCCTGCCCCGCCTCAAGGCCATGGACGCCCCGCTGCTCGCGGTGATCGGCGGCTCCACCGGAGCGGGCAAGTCCACCCTCATCAACTCGATCGTCGGCGCGACGGTCAGCCGCAGCGGTGTGCTGCGCCCGACCACGCGGGCCTCGGTGCTCGTGCACAACCCCGAGGACGACCAGTGGTTCACCAGCCACCGGGTCCTGCCCGGGCTGGAGCGGGTCCGCGGCGGCACGGGCACCGGTGGCCTGCACGCCGTCGACGACCCCTCCGAGGTGCGTCTCGTCGAGTCCAACGCCCTGCCCTCGGGCCTGGCGCTGCTGGACGCCCCGGACATCGACTCGGTCGTGCGGCCCAACCGCGAGCTCGCGGCGGAGCTGCTCTCGGCCGCCGACCTGTGGCTGTTCGTCACCACGTCCTCGCGCTACGCCGACGCGGTGCCGTGGGCGATGCTGCGGCAGGCCGCCGAGCGAGGCACCTCGGTCGCCATCGTGCTCGCGCGGGTGCCCCGCGAGCACATGGAGGAGGTCCGGGGCCACCTCAGCGAGATGCTGCGCGGCGAGGGCCTGGCCTCCGCCCCGATCTTCACCGTCCCCGAGGCCACGCTGACCCGGGAGGGACACCTCCAGCCGCAGGAGGTGGCCCGGATCCGGTCCTGGCTGGCCGCGCTCGCCCGCGACGCCAAGGCCCGTTCGATCATCGTCCGCCGCACCCTTGGCGGGGCGCTGGACTCGCTGCGTGACCGGGTCGCCGACCTGGCCCAGGCCAGCCAGGCCCAGCACGAGGCCACCCAGGAGCTGCGCCGTGCCGCGGAGCGGGCCCACGCCCAGGCTGTCGAGGCCGTGGAGTCCGGCATCAGCGAGGGCACCCTGCTGCGTGGGGAGGTCCTCGCCCGGTGGCAGCAGCTGGTCGGCACGGGGGAGTTCCTGCGTCACGTCGAGGCCCACATCAGCAGCTGGCGCGACCGCTTCACCTCCGCGATCAAGGGCACGCCGCCGCCGGCCGCGCCGCTCGGCGAGGCGCTGCAGTCCGGTGTCGCCGAGCTGCTGCGCGCCTACGCCCAGGGTGCCGCGGCGACCACCGCGCGCCGCTGGCGGCAGCTGCCCGGCGGGGCCGCCCTCCTGGAGGAGCACCCCGAGCTGGCCCACCCCTCCGCCGACCTCGACGAGCGGGTCGAGCGCCTCGTGCGCGACTGGCAGGGGCAGCTGCTGGAGCTGGTCCGGGCCGAGGGCAAGGACCGGCGCACGACCGCGCGGATCATGGCCTTCGGCGTCAACGGCCTGGCCGTCGTGCTCATGCTGGTCGTGTTCAGCCAGACGTGGGGCCTCAGCGGGGCGGAGGTCGGTGTCGCCGGTGGCGCGGCCGTTCTCGCGCAGCGGCTGCTCGAGGCGATCTTCGGGGACCAGGCCGTGCGCACCCTCGCGCTCAAGGCCCGCAAGCAACTCATGGACCAGGTCGAGGCGCTCTACGCGCAGGAGCGCGAGCGCTTCGACCGTGCACTCGAGAGCGTGGAAGTGGTGGCATCGCAGGCGAAGCAGCTGACCGACGCGGCCGCAGCGGTGGAGGCCGCGCGGTGA
- a CDS encoding GTPase: protein MSILKLGSRPNTTAPAVGDLGAQAVALRAALEAGGTRFDPADRRIAKSIVNKVDERTAITGGHTVVALAGATGSGKSSLFNVLVNGDVADVGTRRPTTSLPTAGVWGAEPATRLLDWLGVGRRHAVEGHDAGEDAEVLEGLVLLDLPDFDSTNAEHRAEADRVLDLADVFVWVTDPQKYADARLHDEYIRTLASHAAVTLVVFNQADRLSPEYLAACRADLTRLVHEDGATGAEVIVTSAHTGQGIRDLRRELGEAVSRRTAAQQRLAGDLRYAAGRLRDAVADTEPSLEGAADGPLVEALIRAAGVPTILAAVERDYRREAWARTGWPFTRWVRAFRPDPLTRLRLQPEKSDTAVPGITAADVRAVLGRSSLPPATPAARAAVDLATRDLVDQAAEGLPQPWADAVADAAQEQRPELTDALDQAVLQTPLRASKPLWWAVTGIAQMVLAAAAVAGAVWLGVLSVMGWLRLPAVPTPYVGPVPLPTVLLIAGLVLGFLLGFGCRSAAQVGARRRKELVAGRLEEAVTEVADTHIVAPLEAVLAEHRRTRELLEEAGAAA from the coding sequence GTGAGCATCCTCAAGCTGGGGTCACGCCCCAACACCACCGCCCCGGCGGTGGGGGACCTCGGGGCACAGGCCGTCGCGCTGCGGGCCGCGCTGGAGGCCGGCGGCACCCGCTTCGACCCGGCCGACCGCCGCATCGCCAAGAGCATCGTCAACAAGGTCGACGAGCGCACCGCGATCACCGGTGGGCACACCGTCGTCGCCCTGGCCGGCGCCACGGGCAGCGGCAAGTCGAGCCTGTTCAACGTGCTGGTCAACGGTGACGTCGCCGACGTCGGCACCCGCCGGCCCACGACGTCGCTGCCGACGGCCGGCGTCTGGGGCGCCGAGCCGGCCACCCGCCTGCTGGACTGGCTCGGGGTGGGCCGCCGGCACGCCGTCGAGGGGCACGACGCGGGTGAGGATGCCGAGGTCCTCGAGGGCCTGGTCCTGCTCGACCTTCCCGACTTCGACTCGACCAACGCCGAGCACCGCGCCGAGGCGGACCGGGTGCTCGACCTCGCCGACGTGTTCGTCTGGGTGACCGACCCGCAGAAGTACGCCGACGCCCGCCTGCACGACGAGTACATCCGCACCCTGGCCAGCCACGCGGCGGTCACGCTGGTGGTCTTCAACCAGGCCGACCGCCTCTCCCCGGAGTACCTCGCCGCGTGCCGCGCCGACCTGACCCGCCTGGTCCACGAGGACGGCGCCACGGGCGCGGAGGTCATCGTCACCTCGGCCCACACCGGCCAGGGGATCCGCGACCTGCGCCGTGAGCTGGGGGAGGCGGTCAGCCGCCGCACCGCAGCCCAGCAGCGCCTCGCCGGTGACCTGCGGTATGCCGCGGGCCGCCTGCGCGACGCCGTCGCCGACACTGAGCCCAGCCTCGAGGGGGCCGCCGACGGCCCCCTGGTCGAGGCGCTCATCCGCGCCGCCGGGGTCCCGACCATCCTGGCTGCCGTCGAGCGCGACTACCGGCGTGAGGCATGGGCCCGCACCGGGTGGCCGTTCACCCGCTGGGTGCGCGCCTTCCGGCCCGACCCGCTGACCCGGCTGCGGCTGCAGCCGGAGAAGTCCGACACCGCCGTGCCGGGCATCACCGCCGCCGACGTCCGGGCCGTGCTCGGCCGCTCCTCCCTGCCCCCGGCCACGCCTGCCGCCCGGGCCGCCGTCGACCTCGCCACCCGCGACCTGGTCGACCAGGCCGCCGAGGGCCTGCCCCAGCCGTGGGCGGACGCAGTCGCCGACGCAGCCCAGGAGCAGCGCCCCGAGCTGACCGACGCGCTCGACCAGGCGGTCCTGCAGACGCCGCTGCGGGCGAGCAAGCCGCTCTGGTGGGCCGTCACCGGGATCGCCCAGATGGTGCTCGCCGCGGCTGCCGTCGCCGGCGCGGTCTGGCTCGGGGTGCTGTCGGTCATGGGCTGGCTGCGCCTGCCTGCCGTGCCCACGCCCTACGTGGGTCCGGTGCCGCTGCCGACCGTGCTGCTCATCGCCGGGCTGGTGCTGGGCTTCCTGCTCGGGTTCGGCTGCCGGTCCGCGGCGCAGGTGGGGGCCCGCCGGCGCAAGGAGCTGGTCGCCGGCCGGCTCGAGGAGGCCGTGACCGAGGTCGCCGACACGCACATCGTCGCCCCGCTGGAGGCCGTGCTGGCCGAGCACCGGCGCACCCGGGAGCTGCTCGAGGAGGCCGGTGCGGCGGCCTGA
- a CDS encoding single-stranded DNA-binding protein, whose amino-acid sequence MNESYVTVSGNVVGDPVVRTTRASVPFVTFRVASTVRRVDGKTGEYIDGGTNYVNVTAFRALGVNLASSLHKGDPVIVYGRMRINQWVNGDRSGTSVEIDAYNVGHDLSRGQSQFTRVAKPQLDPQDRLADPAVQEAHDELDRVDLGGEHDGAGAGGFDRPEEAADTDDYALAGASGA is encoded by the coding sequence ATGAACGAGAGCTATGTGACCGTCAGCGGCAACGTCGTGGGGGACCCGGTGGTCCGCACCACGCGGGCCTCGGTGCCGTTCGTGACCTTCCGGGTCGCCTCGACGGTGCGGCGGGTGGACGGCAAGACGGGGGAGTACATCGACGGTGGCACCAACTACGTCAACGTCACGGCCTTCCGGGCGCTGGGGGTCAACCTCGCCAGCTCGCTGCACAAGGGTGACCCGGTGATCGTCTACGGGCGGATGCGGATCAACCAGTGGGTCAACGGCGACCGCAGCGGCACGTCGGTGGAGATCGACGCCTACAACGTCGGTCACGACCTGTCCCGCGGGCAGTCGCAGTTCACCCGCGTCGCCAAGCCGCAGCTCGACCCGCAGGACCGGCTGGCCGACCCCGCCGTCCAGGAGGCGCACGACGAGCTCGACCGGGTCGACCTCGGGGGCGAGCACGACGGGGCGGGGGCCGGCGGGTTCGACCGCCCGGAGGAGGCCGCCGACACCGACGACTACGCGCTGGCAGGTGCCTCCGGCGCCTGA
- the ettA gene encoding energy-dependent translational throttle protein EttA has product MPEFIYTMTKARKAHGDKVILDDVSMSFYPGAKIGVVGPNGAGKSTILKIMAGLDQPSNGEARLTPGYSVGILLQEPPLNEDKTVLGNVEEGVGEIKAQLDRYNEISALMAEPDADFDALMEEMGKLQTAIDAADAWDLDSQLEQAMDALRCPPPDADVTVLSGGERRRVALCKLLLSKPDLLLLDEPTNHLDAESVQWLEQHLASYPGAVLAVTHDRYFLDNVAQWIAEVDRGHLYPYEGNYSTYLEKKQERLQVQGKKDAKLAKRLKDELEWVRSNAKARQTKSKSRLARYEEMAAEAERTRKLDFEEIQIPPGPRLGSVVIEVDHLRKGFEDRVLINDLSFTLPRNGIVGVIGPNGVGKTTLFKTIVGFEEPDDGTVKVGETVKISYVDQNRSGLDPKRNVWETVSDGLDYIQVGNVEIPSRAYVSSFGFKGPDQQKPTGVLSGGERNRLNLALTLKLGGNLLLLDEPTNDLDVETLGSLENALLDFPGCAVVISHDRWFLDRVVTHILAYEGTEEDPSSWFWFEGNFESYEKNKVERLGADAARPHRVTYRKLTRD; this is encoded by the coding sequence ATGCCCGAGTTCATCTACACCATGACCAAGGCGCGCAAGGCGCACGGCGACAAGGTCATCCTCGACGACGTCAGCATGTCGTTCTACCCCGGCGCCAAGATCGGCGTCGTCGGCCCCAACGGAGCCGGCAAGTCCACGATCCTCAAGATCATGGCCGGTCTCGACCAGCCCTCCAACGGTGAGGCGCGGCTGACCCCGGGCTACAGCGTCGGCATCCTGCTCCAGGAGCCCCCGCTCAACGAGGACAAGACCGTCCTCGGCAACGTGGAGGAGGGCGTGGGTGAGATCAAGGCCCAGCTCGACCGCTACAACGAGATCTCTGCGCTCATGGCCGAGCCGGACGCCGACTTCGACGCGCTGATGGAGGAGATGGGCAAGCTCCAGACGGCGATCGACGCGGCCGACGCCTGGGACCTCGACTCCCAGCTCGAGCAGGCGATGGACGCGCTGCGCTGCCCGCCGCCGGACGCCGACGTGACCGTCCTGTCCGGTGGTGAGCGCCGCCGGGTCGCGCTGTGCAAGCTGCTGCTGAGCAAGCCCGACCTGCTGCTGCTCGACGAGCCCACCAACCACCTCGACGCCGAGAGCGTGCAGTGGCTCGAGCAGCACCTGGCCTCCTACCCGGGCGCGGTGCTGGCCGTCACCCACGACCGGTACTTCCTCGACAACGTCGCCCAGTGGATCGCCGAGGTCGACCGCGGTCACCTCTACCCCTACGAGGGCAACTACTCGACCTACCTGGAGAAGAAGCAGGAGCGGCTGCAGGTCCAGGGCAAGAAGGACGCCAAGCTGGCCAAGCGCCTCAAGGACGAGCTGGAGTGGGTCCGCTCCAACGCCAAGGCCCGCCAGACCAAGTCCAAGTCACGTCTGGCCCGTTACGAGGAGATGGCCGCCGAGGCCGAGCGCACCCGCAAGCTCGACTTCGAGGAGATCCAGATCCCGCCGGGCCCGCGCCTGGGCAGCGTCGTCATCGAGGTCGACCACCTGCGCAAGGGCTTCGAGGACCGGGTCCTCATCAACGACCTGAGCTTCACGCTCCCGCGCAACGGCATCGTCGGTGTCATCGGCCCCAACGGCGTCGGCAAGACGACCCTGTTCAAGACCATCGTCGGCTTCGAGGAGCCCGACGACGGCACGGTCAAGGTCGGCGAGACGGTCAAGATCTCCTACGTCGACCAGAACCGCTCCGGCCTGGACCCCAAGCGCAACGTCTGGGAGACGGTCTCCGACGGCCTGGACTACATCCAGGTCGGCAACGTCGAGATCCCGTCCCGCGCCTACGTGTCCAGCTTCGGCTTCAAGGGCCCGGACCAGCAGAAGCCGACCGGCGTGCTCTCCGGTGGTGAGCGCAACCGGCTCAACCTGGCCCTGACCCTCAAGCTCGGTGGCAACCTGCTCCTGCTCGACGAGCCCACCAACGACCTCGACGTCGAGACGCTGGGCTCGCTGGAGAACGCCCTGCTCGACTTCCCCGGCTGTGCCGTGGTCATCAGCCACGACCGGTGGTTCCTCGACCGCGTGGTGACGCACATCCTCGCCTACGAGGGCACCGAGGAGGACCCGAGCTCCTGGTTCTGGTTCGAGGGCAACTTCGAGTCCTACGAGAAGAACAAGGTCGAGCGGCTCGGCGCCGACGCAGCCCGCCCGCACCGCGTCACCTACCGCAAGCTGACCCGCGACTGA
- a CDS encoding TetR family transcriptional regulator, whose protein sequence is MTNATSTTGDTAGGTARRAPETVQRLIDAAADAFADKGFHATTTRDIAARAGLSPAGVYVHFASKEDLLFQLSHQGHTAALELVQAARERAASPRDQVAAIVSDFARWHAEHFRTARIVQYEFPHLSPEHRDQVRAQRKQIDAVVRQVLAAGVRAGDFEVPDVPGTTLALLSMCIDVARWYEPGTRRTPEAIGTAYGELAQRLVRP, encoded by the coding sequence ATGACGAACGCCACGTCGACCACCGGCGACACGGCGGGCGGGACGGCCCGCAGGGCCCCGGAGACCGTGCAGCGGCTCATCGACGCCGCGGCCGACGCCTTCGCGGACAAGGGGTTCCACGCCACGACCACCCGGGACATCGCGGCCCGCGCCGGCCTGAGCCCGGCAGGCGTCTACGTGCACTTCGCCAGCAAGGAGGACCTGCTCTTCCAGCTGAGCCACCAGGGCCACACCGCGGCGCTGGAGCTGGTGCAGGCGGCCCGGGAGCGGGCCGCGTCTCCCCGCGACCAGGTCGCGGCGATCGTCTCGGACTTCGCGCGCTGGCACGCCGAGCACTTCCGCACCGCCCGGATCGTGCAGTACGAGTTCCCCCACCTGTCCCCCGAGCACCGAGACCAGGTGCGGGCCCAACGCAAGCAGATCGACGCCGTCGTGCGCCAGGTGCTGGCAGCCGGCGTCCGCGCCGGCGACTTCGAGGTGCCCGACGTCCCCGGGACCACCCTGGCCCTGCTGTCGATGTGCATCGACGTGGCCCGCTGGTACGAGCCGGGGACCCGGCGCACCCCCGAGGCCATCGGCACGGCATACGGGGAGCTGGCCCAGCGGCTCGTCCGCCCCTGA